One Alkaliphilus sp. B6464 genomic window carries:
- a CDS encoding ABC-F family ATP-binding cassette domain-containing protein, which translates to MSILTVKNLTHGFGDRAIFNNVSFRLLKGEHIGLIGANGEGKSTFMNIITGKLDPDDGQIEWSKRVRVGYLDQHTALEKGTSIRDVLKGAFKYLFDLETEMNEICNKMADASEDELEKLLEDMGTIQDTLTNNDFYIIDSKVEEIGRGLGLEDIGLDRDVQDLSGGQRTKVLLAKLLLEKPDILLLDEPTNYLDEQHIEWLRRYLQEYENAFILISHDIPFLNSVINLIYHMENQELNRYVGDYDNFTNIYESKKLQLEAAHRKQQQEIADLKDFVARNKARVSTRNMAMSRQKKLDKMDIIELPDEKPKPEFNFKEAKTPGRLIFETKNLVIGYDEPLSKPLNLRMERGQRIALVGANGLGKTTLLRSILGEIKAISGDVELGDNLATGYFQQEIKEANYNTCIEEVWQDFPSLTQYEVRAALAKCGLTTKHIESKVVVLSGGEHAKVRLCKLINKETNLLILDEPTNHLDVDAKDELKRALKNYKGSILLICHEPEFYRDVVTDVWNCETWTTKIV; encoded by the coding sequence ATGAGTATTTTAACAGTTAAAAACCTAACCCACGGCTTTGGAGATCGTGCCATATTCAATAATGTTTCTTTCCGTCTTTTAAAAGGAGAGCATATTGGCCTTATAGGAGCTAATGGTGAAGGTAAATCTACTTTTATGAATATAATTACTGGAAAATTAGATCCAGATGATGGACAGATTGAATGGTCAAAACGTGTAAGAGTTGGATATTTAGACCAGCATACAGCTCTTGAAAAGGGAACATCTATACGAGATGTGCTCAAGGGAGCATTTAAATATTTATTTGATCTAGAAACTGAAATGAATGAAATATGTAATAAAATGGCTGATGCATCAGAAGATGAATTAGAAAAACTCCTCGAGGATATGGGAACAATACAAGATACATTAACTAATAATGACTTTTATATTATCGATTCTAAAGTCGAAGAAATTGGTCGGGGACTTGGGCTAGAAGATATTGGTCTTGATCGTGATGTACAGGACCTAAGTGGTGGGCAAAGAACAAAGGTTTTACTAGCTAAGCTTCTTCTTGAAAAACCAGACATACTTCTATTAGACGAGCCTACCAACTATTTAGATGAGCAGCATATTGAGTGGCTAAGAAGATATTTACAAGAATATGAAAATGCCTTTATTTTAATCTCACACGATATTCCTTTCCTTAATAGCGTTATTAACTTAATATACCATATGGAAAATCAGGAATTAAATCGTTATGTAGGAGATTATGATAACTTTACTAATATTTATGAATCTAAAAAATTACAGCTTGAAGCTGCCCATAGAAAGCAACAACAAGAAATTGCAGATTTAAAAGACTTTGTGGCTAGAAACAAAGCTAGGGTTTCCACTAGAAACATGGCAATGTCTAGACAAAAGAAGCTTGATAAAATGGATATTATAGAGCTACCAGACGAAAAGCCAAAACCTGAATTTAACTTTAAAGAAGCTAAAACCCCCGGTAGGCTAATATTTGAAACAAAAAACTTAGTAATAGGATATGATGAGCCTCTTTCTAAGCCACTAAACTTAAGAATGGAACGTGGACAAAGAATAGCTCTAGTAGGCGCCAACGGACTTGGTAAAACAACACTCCTTAGAAGTATACTTGGAGAGATAAAGGCTATTTCTGGTGATGTAGAGCTTGGAGATAACCTAGCCACTGGCTATTTTCAGCAAGAAATAAAGGAAGCTAACTACAACACCTGTATTGAAGAAGTATGGCAGGACTTTCCTTCTCTTACTCAATACGAGGTTCGTGCAGCCCTTGCAAAATGTGGATTAACTACAAAACATATTGAGAGTAAGGTTGTTGTACTAAGCGGCGGTGAGCATGCCAAAGTACGTTTATGTAAGCTTATTAATAAGGAAACTAACCTATTAATTTTAGACGAGCCTACTAACCATTTAGATGTAGATGCGAAGGACGAGTTAAAGAGAGCACTAAAGAACTATAAAGGCAGTATTCTTCTTATTTGTCACGAACCTGAATTTTATCGAGATGTTGTTACAGATGTTTGGAACTGTGAGACTTGGACAACTAAAATTGTATAG
- a CDS encoding ROK family protein, producing MDKKYWIGIDLGGTNIRVGLLNNEGVILKEKRELTEAENGPEYIIEKLKSMISTVKGNYNIEAIGIGMPGSLDPYKGIVLNAVNLHGWKNIHLSKTLEQYFNTPCFIENDCNVGALAEALDGAGKGFPIVFYIAIGTGVGGGLCINEEIISGSTGHAGEIANIIVRESKFKHGYLNYGSLESFVSGTSILRMAKDKGLNIQYANEIFSLANNGNTIASEIAEIVVDSLARGMSAIAHVVNPHIFVIGGGVTVSTPNFIERVNNKFNQYIYPVMKNKIHVELSQIQDPGIIGAMYMAKKRMQKIFF from the coding sequence TTGGATAAAAAATATTGGATCGGAATCGACTTAGGTGGTACAAATATTCGTGTAGGCTTGCTTAATAATGAAGGTGTTATTTTAAAAGAAAAAAGAGAATTGACGGAAGCTGAAAATGGACCAGAATACATTATAGAAAAATTAAAATCTATGATAAGTACAGTTAAAGGTAACTATAATATTGAAGCTATTGGAATCGGTATGCCCGGATCGCTAGATCCTTACAAAGGTATAGTACTAAATGCTGTTAATCTGCATGGATGGAAAAATATTCATTTATCGAAAACTCTAGAACAATATTTTAACACTCCTTGTTTTATTGAAAATGATTGTAATGTAGGAGCACTTGCAGAGGCTTTAGATGGAGCTGGAAAAGGGTTCCCAATAGTTTTTTATATTGCTATAGGAACTGGTGTTGGTGGTGGTCTTTGTATAAATGAAGAAATAATCTCAGGCTCTACTGGACATGCAGGAGAAATTGCTAATATTATAGTAAGAGAAAGTAAATTTAAACATGGCTACTTAAACTATGGATCCCTGGAAAGCTTTGTAAGTGGCACTAGTATTTTAAGAATGGCTAAGGATAAAGGCTTAAATATACAGTATGCTAATGAAATATTTAGTTTAGCTAATAATGGTAATACTATAGCGTCTGAAATTGCAGAAATAGTAGTTGATTCACTGGCAAGAGGAATGTCAGCAATTGCACATGTTGTAAATCCGCACATTTTCGTAATCGGTGGAGGGGTTACAGTTTCTACACCTAATTTTATCGAAAGGGTAAATAATAAATTTAACCAGTATATATACCCCGTCATGAAAAATAAGATACATGTAGAGTTGTCTCAAATACAAGATCCTGGAATTATAGGGGCAATGTATATGGCTAAAAAACGAATGCAGAAAATTTTCTTTTAA
- a CDS encoding GNAT family N-acetyltransferase gives MGTNSSDSDDSDSDSDSNRNNQSELKLWNYKKEITINITDERGKIGYIKGVLLNTDHILKELKSDEVLKVLEFNDKEDEEEIKSFYIQVLSKGDCRNNALYITELFIEKQHRGNGIGRRIFDELPQFLYDHIDRDISCIYLMPGPLEKIDGEVKYIMNPNDEQMIVLKEKLIRFYESVGFERIGKTEFFHKYQVI, from the coding sequence ATGGGAACTAATAGTTCAGACAGCGATGATAGTGACAGTGATAGTGATAGTAATAGGAATAATCAATCTGAATTAAAGCTATGGAATTATAAAAAGGAAATTACAATCAACATCACTGATGAAAGAGGTAAAATAGGTTATATAAAGGGAGTGTTACTAAATACAGATCATATTCTTAAAGAGCTAAAATCTGATGAGGTATTAAAAGTTCTAGAATTTAACGACAAGGAAGATGAAGAAGAAATAAAGAGCTTCTATATTCAAGTATTGTCTAAGGGTGACTGTAGAAATAACGCACTTTATATTACCGAATTGTTCATCGAGAAACAACATCGAGGAAATGGCATAGGTAGAAGGATATTTGATGAGCTACCACAGTTTTTATATGACCACATAGATAGGGATATATCTTGTATATATTTGATGCCTGGACCTTTAGAGAAGATAGACGGGGAAGTAAAATATATTATGAACCCTAATGATGAACAGATGATAGTATTAAAGGAAAAACTTATTAGGTTTTACGAATCGGTAGGTTTTGAAAGGATTGGTAAGACAGAGTTTTTTCATAAGTATCAGGTTATTTAG
- a CDS encoding class I SAM-dependent methyltransferase: MIDKVREYYDKAAEAEWNRLNNSYSRIEYNSTVYLIEKYFPKTGHILDIGSGPGRYSLELLKKGYKVSLLDISNNELEIAKRKIEENNLKAEDYYCKSALGLDFLPDDAFDGVLVMGPLYHIHCQKDRKKVLKDTYRILKKNGTALISYINTWGVLRASVGEFPESFQNRGHFQRYIEGDLKFSAEDSFTVTYFTTPPLALEEIREVGFKIISYAGAESFLSGLGTQVNNLYRYMPDVYENYLKSAAEYCELRQYRDATEHLHVIVKKE, from the coding sequence ATGATCGATAAAGTAAGAGAGTACTATGATAAAGCTGCAGAGGCAGAATGGAATAGATTAAATAACTCGTATTCAAGAATAGAGTATAATTCTACAGTTTATTTAATAGAAAAGTATTTTCCTAAGACAGGTCACATTCTTGATATAGGATCAGGACCAGGAAGGTATTCTTTGGAACTTTTGAAGAAGGGATATAAAGTTAGCCTTTTAGATATATCAAACAATGAGCTAGAGATTGCTAAACGAAAAATAGAAGAAAATAACCTAAAGGCTGAAGATTATTATTGTAAAAGTGCATTGGGGTTAGATTTTTTACCAGATGACGCATTTGATGGAGTTTTGGTAATGGGGCCGTTGTATCATATACATTGCCAGAAGGATAGGAAAAAGGTATTGAAAGATACCTATAGAATATTGAAAAAGAATGGTACTGCACTGATATCTTACATTAATACATGGGGTGTACTTAGGGCAAGTGTAGGCGAATTCCCAGAAAGTTTTCAGAATAGAGGGCATTTTCAGAGATATATTGAGGGAGATTTAAAGTTTTCAGCAGAAGACAGCTTTACAGTTACATATTTTACTACACCACCATTGGCACTAGAAGAGATAAGAGAAGTAGGCTTTAAAATAATATCATATGCTGGGGCAGAAAGCTTTTTATCAGGATTAGGGACACAAGTAAATAATCTTTACAGATATATGCCAGATGTATATGAAAACTATTTAAAATCTGCTGCCGAGTATTGTGAATTACGTCAATATAGGGATGCTACGGAACATTTGCATGTTATTGTAAAGAAGGAGTGA
- a CDS encoding flavodoxin domain-containing protein, translating to MIVLYKSSTGFTQKYAEWIAEELDCRALSIKDVNINELQNYNTIIFGGGLHAGKINGLKSIKNSILKMKDKNIIVFATGATPKEAIKIEEIENANFSLEEKETFHLFYFHSGMNYETMGIGSKGMMSIFKAMLKIKKDKSPEEQGMYDTITKSNDHSKKEYINPLIEYVKTITNIR from the coding sequence GTGATTGTTTTATATAAGTCAAGTACAGGATTTACACAAAAATATGCTGAATGGATTGCGGAAGAATTGGATTGTAGAGCTCTTTCTATAAAAGATGTAAATATAAATGAATTGCAAAACTATAACACTATTATATTTGGCGGAGGATTACACGCCGGTAAGATTAATGGACTTAAATCTATCAAAAATAGTATTTTGAAAATGAAAGATAAAAACATAATTGTTTTTGCCACAGGTGCAACACCAAAAGAGGCTATAAAAATCGAAGAAATTGAAAATGCAAATTTTTCATTGGAAGAAAAAGAAACTTTTCACCTTTTCTATTTTCACAGCGGTATGAATTATGAAACGATGGGAATTGGTAGCAAAGGGATGATGAGTATATTTAAAGCTATGTTAAAGATTAAAAAAGATAAATCACCAGAAGAGCAAGGTATGTATGATACAATTACTAAATCAAATGACCATTCAAAAAAAGAATATATAAACCCATTGATTGAATATGTAAAAACGATAACCAACATAAGGTAA
- a CDS encoding DUF1361 domain-containing protein, with amino-acid sequence MDKKINTVTIILVLLSLVLVCWLVFGGPFDTFYLIWNLILAWAPMVFALIFRRNLRGKLSSTKSIITFFSSFLWLFFFPNAVYIITDYIHLSNEKFYYPNPNYTPYSGESRVLYNFDLQTWNNFFSITFGVFLGCALSVLSLYIFHKYIEKRKGKLVGWIFAITVHLLSGYAIYLGRFIRFNSWDVIFNPLNIVKFVISNIDRIDATFTFYFSLLSLLIYGIFYLFIYLGEDRITN; translated from the coding sequence ATGGATAAAAAGATTAACACAGTAACTATAATATTAGTATTACTTTCTTTAGTATTAGTTTGTTGGCTTGTATTTGGAGGACCATTTGATACTTTCTATTTAATTTGGAATTTAATATTAGCTTGGGCACCTATGGTGTTTGCACTAATATTTAGAAGGAACTTAAGAGGAAAGTTATCTTCTACAAAGAGTATTATTACATTTTTTTCAAGCTTTTTATGGTTATTCTTTTTTCCCAATGCAGTTTACATAATAACGGATTATATCCATTTAAGTAATGAAAAGTTTTATTATCCAAACCCCAATTATACCCCTTATTCTGGGGAAAGTAGAGTATTATATAACTTTGATCTTCAAACATGGAATAACTTTTTTTCAATAACTTTTGGAGTTTTCTTAGGCTGTGCATTAAGCGTTTTATCACTTTATATATTTCATAAATACATAGAAAAGCGTAAAGGTAAGTTAGTTGGATGGATATTTGCAATTACTGTTCACTTGCTTAGTGGATATGCAATTTATTTAGGAAGATTTATTAGATTTAATTCTTGGGACGTGATTTTTAATCCTTTAAATATAGTAAAGTTTGTAATATCTAATATAGATAGAATTGATGCTACCTTTACTTTTTACTTCTCTCTACTAAGCTTGCTTATTTATGGTATATTTTATTTATTTATATACCTAGGTGAGGATAGGATTACTAATTAA
- a CDS encoding MerR family transcriptional regulator, with protein sequence MFKIGDFARLNKVTIKTLRHYDSLGLLQPEKIDSFTKYRYYSASQMPRLNRILALKDIGFSLEEIALILNKNMDLEQIQTLLELKHSEVVDKIRNEQARLSRIETFIRICKQEGYIMEYDIVLKEIEPVRVATLRDIIPTYSDQGHLWEELGSHIEKYGAKILPPCMVIYHDTGYKEECVDAEVVEPIDGDLPDTERIKVKELESVKEMACVVHKGPYQTLHMAYNAMSKWIEENKYEIIGSQRELYLKGEWMTLDPNEYITEIQFPVQKIKG encoded by the coding sequence ATGTTTAAAATCGGAGATTTTGCAAGACTAAACAAGGTAACAATTAAAACACTAAGACATTATGACAGTCTTGGTTTGTTACAGCCTGAAAAAATTGATTCTTTTACAAAATATCGGTACTATTCAGCTAGTCAGATGCCAAGGTTAAACCGAATACTTGCGTTAAAGGATATTGGATTTTCTCTGGAAGAAATTGCCTTGATTCTAAATAAGAATATGGATTTAGAGCAAATACAAACTCTCTTGGAGTTGAAACATTCGGAAGTTGTAGACAAAATAAGGAATGAGCAAGCAAGATTAAGTCGTATTGAAACTTTTATTAGAATATGTAAACAGGAGGGATACATTATGGAGTATGATATTGTGTTAAAAGAAATTGAACCTGTAAGAGTTGCAACACTAAGAGATATTATTCCAACCTATAGTGATCAGGGACACTTATGGGAAGAATTGGGATCTCATATAGAAAAGTATGGTGCTAAAATACTTCCACCATGTATGGTTATATATCATGATACAGGATATAAGGAAGAGTGTGTTGATGCCGAGGTAGTTGAACCAATTGATGGCGACCTACCTGACACTGAAAGAATTAAGGTGAAAGAGCTGGAGAGTGTAAAAGAAATGGCATGTGTTGTTCATAAAGGACCATACCAGACTCTTCATATGGCTTATAATGCCATGTCTAAGTGGATCGAAGAGAATAAGTATGAGATCATCGGATCACAGAGAGAATTGTACCTAAAGGGAGAGTGGATGACTTTAGACCCAAATGAGTATATTACTGAAATCCAGTTTCCAGTACAGAAAATAAAGGGATAA